Proteins co-encoded in one Neoarius graeffei isolate fNeoGra1 chromosome 11, fNeoGra1.pri, whole genome shotgun sequence genomic window:
- the rpusd2 gene encoding RNA pseudouridylate synthase domain-containing protein 2 produces the protein MTAWRVRVNSVQRLVSCLLHSNYFKKKHIPGGIYSLCNGIDVSRNITKCKESRRCLHTTASVFRAKYRTKFSIMETKELNPAETGKDPELSVSESKEVKESCKKRKSEDLEEHEINKRGKKRKGSKQVKPGDRYIPPPQKRNPGVSFNQEHFAETSYYFEGGLRKVYPYYFDFKTYCKGRWIGKTLLEVFSSEFRAEPLNYYQKAVKEGRIRLNEIPVDDLNITLKNNDFMRNTVHRHEPPVNGQPLQVLVDDGEVVVVDKPASLPVHPCGRYRHNTVIFILGKERGLCGLHTVHRLDRLTSGILLFARTLEMSKKLDQMVRDRQLEKEYVCRVEGEFPDGEVVCEEPILVVSFKVGLCRVDPKGKDSRTVFQKLSYNGRSSVVRCLPLTGRTHQIRVHLQYLGFPILSDPIYGSSAWGPNRGKGGLVGKNDQELLEALIEEHRSKESLHLLDISDEALSGKDESNAGTSGGALVNNALTGRAESLNTACEESTRTSNDNEAVTKSTQAKESSYHSEALSGTADTTHIVRDHLCSECKIVRPDPTEKELVMYLHALRYKGPDFEYSTQLPDWAKEDWMQD, from the exons ATGACAGCATGGCGTGTCAGAGTAAACAGTGTACAGAGGTTGGTCAGTTGTTTACTGCATagtaattattttaaaaagaaaCATATACCTGGTGGCATTTATTCGTTGTGTAATGGAATCGATGTTAGCAGAAATATAACGAAATGTAAAGAGTCGCGGCGGTGTTTACACACCACAGCCAGTGTTTTCAGAGCAAAGTACCGAACCAAGTTCAGCATCATGGAGACCAAAGAGTTAAACCCTGCAGAAACAGGGAAAGATCCGGAACTGAGCGTGAGTGAGAGCAAAGAAGTAAAAGAAAGCTGCAAGAAAAGGAAAAGCGAAGACCTCGAAGAACACGAGATAAACAAACGGGGTAAGAAGCGAAAGGGAAGCAAACAGGTTAAACCCGGGGATAGGTACATTCCTCCGCCACAGAAACGCAATCCCGGAGTGAGTTTTAACCAAGAACACTTCGCAGAAACCTCCTACTATTTTGAAGGAGGACTTAGGAAAGTGTACCCTTATTATTTCGATTTTAAGACTTACTGCAAGGGCCGATGGATCGGTAAAACACTACTAGAAGTCTTCAGCAGTGAATTCCGTGCAGAGCCATTAAACTACTATCAGAAAGCAGTTAAAGAGGGACGGATTCGGCTGAATGAAATACCTGTGGACGACCTAAATATCACACTGAAG AACAATGACTTCATGAGGAACACTGTGCATCGCCATGAGCCCCCTGTTAATGGCCAACCGCTGCAGGTCTTGGTGGACGATGGTGAAGTGGTGGTGGTAGACAAACCCGCCTCTCTGCCCGTACATCCGTGTGGCCGCTATCGCCACAACACAGTCATCTTCATTTTGGGGAAAGAGAGAGGTCTGTGCGGCCTCCACACTGTGCACCGTCTCGATCGCCTCACCTCAGGCATCCTTCTGTTTGCTCGCACTCTGGAGATGTCCAAGAAACTGGACCAGATGGTTCGGGATCGACAG TTGGAGAAGGAGTATGTTTGTCGTGTGGAGGGGGAGTTTCCTGACGGCGAGGTTGTGTGTGAAGAACCAATTCTGGTAGTCTCATTTAAGGTGGGTCTCTGCAGAGTGGATCCCAAAGGTAAAGACTCCCGcacagttttccaaaaactcagcTACAATGGGCGCTCTAGTGTAGTGCGCTGTCTCCCACTCACAGGGCGCACGCATCAGATCCGCGTGCATctccagtatctgggcttccctaTCCTCAGTGACCCCATTTATGGTTCTTCTGCCTGGGGCCCAAACAGAGGCAAGGGAGGCCTGGTGGGCAAAAATGATCAGGAACTGTTGGAAGCTCTTATCGAGGAGCACCGTTCCAAGGAAAGTTTGCACCTCTTGGATATCTCGGATGAAGCGTTATCAGGAAAGGACGAGTCTAATGCAGGCACCAGTGGCGGTGCTCTAGTTAACAATGCCCTAACAGGCAGGGCTGAATCTCTAAACACTGCATGTGAAGAATCCACTAGAACTTCAAATGACAATGAAGCAGTAACGAAGAGTACACAGGCAAAAGAGAGCAGTTATCACTCTGAGGCATTATCTGGAACTGCAGATACAACCCACATAGTCAGAGATCATTTATGTTCAGAATGTAAAATTGTCCGACCTGACCCTACAGAGAAGGAGTTGGTCATGTACCTGCATGCATTACGCTACAAGGGACCTGATTTTGAATATTCCACACAATTGCCTGACTGGGCTAAAGAAGACTGGATGCAGGATTGA